The DNA sequence CCGAGGACGTCGACGCCGTGGGCGGCGACATGAACGCCTTCACCACCAAGGAGTACACGGCGTTCTACCTCCGGGTGCTGGACCAGAGCCTCGACCTCGGGCTCGACATCCTCTCCGACATCCTGTGGAGCCCGGCCTTCCGCCCCGAGGAGGTCGAGGCCGAACGCCAGGTGATCCTGGAGGAGATCCTGATGCGGGCCGACGAGCCCGCAGACCTCGTCCACGAGGTCTTCATGGAGGCGCTGTTCCCCGAGCACCCCGTCGGGCGCGAGGTGCTGGGTGACGAGCCGTCCATCGAGGCCATGAGCAGGACCGACATCGCGTCCTTCCACCAGCACCACTACCGGCCCGGGAACATGGTCTTCGCGGCGGCCGGGAACCTCGAGCACGCCGCCATCGTCGACGGCATCGAGCGCCGCTTCGCCGGACCCGAGGGCGGCGCCAAGCCGTTGCGGACGCCGCCGACGGCCGGTCCGCAGCCCCTTGCCGTCGACCCTCGCCCGACGGAGCAGGTCCACGTGGTCTGCGGCGTGCGCAGCCTCCCCAGCCACTCCGACGACCGTTACGCCCTGGCCGTGGTGAACCACGTGCTCGGCGGCGGCCTGTCGTCGCGCCTGTTCCAGAAGATCCGCGAGGAGCGGGGACTCGCCTACTCGGTGTACTCCTACCGGTCCGCCCTGGCCGACACGGGGTCGCTCGCCGTGTACGCCGGCACCATGCCGGCCCGAGCGTCAGAGGTCCTCGACCTGATCAGCGCCGAGCTCGACGCGATGGCGTCGTCGGGCATCACCGAGCGGGAGCTGGCGGTGGCCAAGGGCCACCTCGTGGGGGAGATGGCGCTGTCCCTCGAGGACTCGGCCGCCCGCATGAGCCGCATCGGGCGCAGCCAGCTCCTCCACGGCACGGTGCTCACGGTCGACGACGTGGTGTCGCTCATAGACGCCGTCACCGTCGACGACGCCGGCCGGGTGGCCGCCAGCGTGCTCGGTGGCGAGCGGGTGCTGGCCGTCGTCGGCCCCGTCGAGGACGGAGCCTTCGACACCTCACGGGTGGCCTGAATCGTGCGGGTCGCCGTGTTCGGCGCAGGGGGGCGGATGGGCTCCACCGTGTGCCGGGCGGTGGCCGAGGACCCGGACCTCGAGCTGGTCGCCGCCGTCGATCCCCATCACCGGGGCATCGACCTGCGCCAACTGGTCGGCCCAGGCGTCGACGGTGTGCAGATCGCCGGCGACGCGTCGGCGCTGGCCGACGCAGGCGCAGAGGTGGCGGTGGACTTCACCGAGGCGGCCGCCGCCCGGCGCAATCTGGGGTGGTGCGCGGTCAACAGGGTGCACGCCGTGGTGGGCACCACGGGCCTCACCGGCGACGACCTCCGCCAGCTCGGCGACGTCTTCGTGGACGGCGTCAACTGCGTGGTCGCGCCCAACTTCGCCATTGGAGCGGTGTTGATGATGCGCTTCGCCGAGATGGCGGCGCCCTGGTTCGAGACGGCGGAGATCATCGAGCTCCACCACGACGCCAAGGTCGACGCCCCGTCGGGCACCGCCATGCTCACCGCCGAGCGGATGGCGGCAGCGTCGGACGACTGGGCACCGGACCCGACGCTCGACGAGGTCGTGGCCGGCGCGCGAGGAGGAAGCGTGCCGGCGGGGATCCGTGTGCACTCCGTGCGCCTGCGTGGCCTGGTGGCCCACCAGGAGGTGCTGCTCGGCACCACCGGCCAGACCCTCACGATCCGGCACGACTCGTTCGACCGGTCGTCGTTCATGCCGGGTGTGCTGCTCGCCGTCAAGGCGGTGGCTGACCGGCCCGGTCTCACCGTCGGCCTCGACCGCCTCCTCGGCCTCTGAGGGCCTGACTCCCCGCTCTACTCGGGCTGCGGCCGGTCGTCCTCGTCGGCCGTCTCGGAGCGGGCCTCCTCCAACTCGCGCTCGAGGGAGGAAACCGACTCGAGATCCGAGGTGCCGCTCCTGCGGGCCATCACGATCTGGACGACCACCAGTGCCACCGACACGACGGTGAGCTGCCACTGGTAGCGGCGCAGGAACCGGAGCACGCTCTCCAGGGGGCTCGAGAAGGCGTCGCCGAAGATGCGCAGGAGGACGATCGTCACGATCGTGCCGCTGACGTTCAGCACCACGAACGCACCGGTCTTCATCTTGGAGGCGCCGGCCAGGACGCAGATGATCGGGTTCGGCGCGATGGCCACCATCGGGTAGGCGGCCTTCTTGAACCAGCCCTCGAACATGGTCACGCCGGCTGCACCCTCGCCCAGCTTGCGCTCGAGCCAGCGCACGCCCGCGTCGCCGTAGCGACGACCGATGAAGTAGTACAGCGGGTCGGACAGCAGCTGGCGGGCCACACCCACGACGACGAAGGTCACGACGTCGATCTGGGGGGATGCCAGCGCCAGGTAGCGCTTCCGCGAGTTCAGCAGGATCAGCCAGATCGGGTGCGAGTTGACCAGCGTGGGGGCCAGGGCATCCCCGACGTATGACAGAGCGGTGAGGACCACGATCGGCGACAGGAGCAGGTAGAGGGACCGGCGACTGCGCGCCGACTCGGCGCCGCCACCTGTCCGGTCGACCCCACCCGCCCCGACGTCGCCGGCGCCGTGCTCGTCACCCTTCTCGCCGGCCGGCGGGGTGTCGGTCACCGGCGGTCCATTCCGTTGTCGGTCTCGTCGTCATGGCTCGGACGCGGAGCGGTGCCGGCCGTCTCGGCCAGCTCCATCTCGATGGTGGCGATCGACCGGAGCTCGGATCGGCCGCGCCGGCGCTGGGCCAGGAACCACAGCCCGACGATGGCGATCGACACCAGGGTGAGCAGCCACGTGTGGTGCTCGTAGAACCGGTTGACGGCGCCCAGAGGGCCGTCGAACGCCTCGGCGAACTCGTAGACCAGCGTGACCACGACGACTGTACCGAGGAGGTTGAGGACCAGGAAGAGCACGGGGCTCATGCCGGTGGCGCCGGCCAGCACGCACACGACGGCTCCCGGGAAGGCGAAGACCATCAGGGGCGCCGCTTTGGAGAACCCTCGTTCGGTGGCTCGCATGATGCCCACATCGTCGCCCACCCGCCGCTCGATCCAGCGCACGCCGGCATCGCCGTAGAGCGAACCGAGCAGGAAGAACAGCGGGTCCGAGCTGAGCCTGCGGATCGTCGCCACGGCGACGAAGGGGACGAGATCCACCTTGCCGGCCACGAGGAGCAGGAACCGGTTGCGCGGCTCCATGGCGACGAGCCACAGCGGGTGGTCCCGCAGGAGCGCAGGGTGGAACATGTTCCCCAGCGTTCCGATGGCCACCACGGCGAGGATGGGACCGACGACGAGGGCGAGCGTCCGGCGGCTGGGCGGCGGCCGCCCGGGCGGGATGTCGTCCAAGTCCGAGACGCTACCGCCGGCTCCGCGCCGCCCGGCACGGCACTGCCGGACTCTGACGGTATCGTCGTCGTCGTGGCGCTGTCCGAGGACCGGGGCACCGTGGGCGACGAGGTGGCCGAGCTCCAAGCCGTCATGTCGGTGACGAACACCGACGTGAGCGAGGCGCTCCACGCCGTCCGGGACAACGCCGACGCCATCTTCACCTGGGACTACGAGAAGGGCGCCCGGCCCAAGCTGGAGCGGCTCTACGAGAAGTCGAAGATCTCGATGTGGAACGCCCGCACAGACCTGGCGTGGGACACCGAGGTCGACCAGGAGCGGGTGGTCGCCGACAACAACTTCGCGGCCCAGAGCCTGCTCGGCGGCAACGTCGACGTCACCGGCACCCCGCTCGCGGCGTGGGGCGACGCGGAGTGGCTCCAGTTCGGCATCGAGAGCCAGAACTGGACGCTCTCGCAGTTCCTCCACGGCGAGCAGGGCGCCCTCGTGTGCACGGCCAAGATCGTCGAGTCGGTGCCGTGGATCGACGCCAAGTACTACGCCGCCACCCAGGTGATGGACGAGGCGCGCCACGTGGAGGTGTTCGCCCGCTACCTCGACGAGAAGCTGTCCGGGCACTACCCGATCAACGCCCACCTGAAGATGCTGCTCGACGACATCATCTCGGACAGCCGGTGGGACATGACCTATCTCGGCATGCAGATCATGGTGGAAGGCCTGGCCCTGGCCGCGTTCGGGTTCATCTCCCAGCTCAGCACCGAGCCGCTGCTCAAGCAGCTGCTGCGCTACGTCATGAACGACGAGGCCCGCCACGTGGCGTTCGGCGTGCTCAGCCTCCACGACTACTACGCGGAGCTGACTGACGCCGAGATGAAGGAGCGCCAGGAGTTCGCCTTCGAGGCGGCCGTCCGCATGCGCGACCGGTTCCTCCAGCAGGAGGTGTTCGAGCGCATGGGGATCTCGCCCGCCGTGGCCGCACCGTTGGTGCAGCAGGCCCCGGAGCGCCTGCTGTTCCAGTCGATGCTGTTCTCCCGCATCGTCCCGAACTGCCGGCGTCTGGGGCTGCTCGACGCCAACGACGGCTGGTTGCGCGACCGCTTCGTCGAGCTCGGCGTCATCGCCTTCGAGCACTGGGAGGACCCCGAGCACGAGGCCATGTTCGCCCTGGCCGAAGGCGGCGGTCCACCGGCCGCCTGACGCCGCCCGGCACCCGTCCCGGGTGCACCGGCAGGCCACCGTCACCCGGGGCAGTGCCGGTGGGCGTCCGGAACGACCCGGCTACGCTCGGGTGATGGCGTCCGATCCAGCCCTCGCGGGCACCGCCTCGCCGCCGGGCCGCTTCGGCGCAGTGCTCACCGCCATGGTCACGCCGTTCGACGCCGAGGGGCGGCTCGATCTCGACGCGGTGGCCGTCCTGGCCCGGTGGCTGGTCGACAACGGCAGCGAAGGCCTGGTCGTGTCAGGCACCACCGGCGAGGCGCCCGTGCTCACCGACGACGAGCGCAAGGACTTGTGGCGGGCCACCATCGAGGCGGTCACCGTGCCCGTCGTCGCAGGCGCCGGCACGAACGACACGGCCCACTCGGTGCTGATGGCGAAGGCGGCGGCCGACGTCGGAGCAGCCGGGTTGCTGGCCGTCACCCCGTACTACAACCGCCCGTCGCAGGCCGGCATCGAAGCCCACTTCCGGGCGGTCGCCGACGCCACCGACCTTCCGGTCATGCTCTACGACATCCCGGTCCGCAGCGGACGGAAGATCGCCCACGGCACGCTGGTGCGTCTGGCTCGGGACGTGCCCACCATCGTGGGCGTGAAGGACGCAACCAGCGATCTGGCCGGGTCGGCCCGCCTGGTCGCCGACGCCCCGGCCGGGTTCGAGGTCTACAGCGGCGAGGACGGCGTCACGCTCCCTCTCCTGGCCATCGGCGCCGTGGGTGCGGTCGGCGTCGCCACCCACTGGACGGGCCGCCTGCACGGACGGATGATCGACGCC is a window from the Acidimicrobiales bacterium genome containing:
- a CDS encoding pitrilysin family protein codes for the protein MIDSTTLDSGLTVITERIPWVRSVSAGFWVGTGSRDEGDGLFGASHFLEHLLFKGTPERTARRIAEDVDAVGGDMNAFTTKEYTAFYLRVLDQSLDLGLDILSDILWSPAFRPEEVEAERQVILEEILMRADEPADLVHEVFMEALFPEHPVGREVLGDEPSIEAMSRTDIASFHQHHYRPGNMVFAAAGNLEHAAIVDGIERRFAGPEGGAKPLRTPPTAGPQPLAVDPRPTEQVHVVCGVRSLPSHSDDRYALAVVNHVLGGGLSSRLFQKIREERGLAYSVYSYRSALADTGSLAVYAGTMPARASEVLDLISAELDAMASSGITERELAVAKGHLVGEMALSLEDSAARMSRIGRSQLLHGTVLTVDDVVSLIDAVTVDDAGRVAASVLGGERVLAVVGPVEDGAFDTSRVA
- the dapB gene encoding 4-hydroxy-tetrahydrodipicolinate reductase, encoding MRVAVFGAGGRMGSTVCRAVAEDPDLELVAAVDPHHRGIDLRQLVGPGVDGVQIAGDASALADAGAEVAVDFTEAAAARRNLGWCAVNRVHAVVGTTGLTGDDLRQLGDVFVDGVNCVVAPNFAIGAVLMMRFAEMAAPWFETAEIIELHHDAKVDAPSGTAMLTAERMAAASDDWAPDPTLDEVVAGARGGSVPAGIRVHSVRLRGLVAHQEVLLGTTGQTLTIRHDSFDRSSFMPGVLLAVKAVADRPGLTVGLDRLLGL
- a CDS encoding ferritin-like domain-containing protein; protein product: MALSEDRGTVGDEVAELQAVMSVTNTDVSEALHAVRDNADAIFTWDYEKGARPKLERLYEKSKISMWNARTDLAWDTEVDQERVVADNNFAAQSLLGGNVDVTGTPLAAWGDAEWLQFGIESQNWTLSQFLHGEQGALVCTAKIVESVPWIDAKYYAATQVMDEARHVEVFARYLDEKLSGHYPINAHLKMLLDDIISDSRWDMTYLGMQIMVEGLALAAFGFISQLSTEPLLKQLLRYVMNDEARHVAFGVLSLHDYYAELTDAEMKERQEFAFEAAVRMRDRFLQQEVFERMGISPAVAAPLVQQAPERLLFQSMLFSRIVPNCRRLGLLDANDGWLRDRFVELGVIAFEHWEDPEHEAMFALAEGGGPPAA
- the dapA gene encoding 4-hydroxy-tetrahydrodipicolinate synthase, yielding MASDPALAGTASPPGRFGAVLTAMVTPFDAEGRLDLDAVAVLARWLVDNGSEGLVVSGTTGEAPVLTDDERKDLWRATIEAVTVPVVAGAGTNDTAHSVLMAKAAADVGAAGLLAVTPYYNRPSQAGIEAHFRAVADATDLPVMLYDIPVRSGRKIAHGTLVRLARDVPTIVGVKDATSDLAGSARLVADAPAGFEVYSGEDGVTLPLLAIGAVGAVGVATHWTGRLHGRMIDAFVKGDVEEARRINASMLPSFAFETGDDAPNPVPAKALLRVLGLPVGQCRLPMGDAPEGLEDRARAVLAGLGEEAPAPYG